A single window of Loxodonta africana isolate mLoxAfr1 chromosome 10, mLoxAfr1.hap2, whole genome shotgun sequence DNA harbors:
- the LOC100676361 gene encoding olfactory receptor 4K1-like → MHEVNKSVVTEFVLLGLSSSQELQVFLFFMFSVFYGAAVLGNILIILTVITDSHLHSPMYFLLSNLSFIDVCQATFATPKMIADFLNEHKTITFQGCMSQIFFLHVFGGSEMVLLVAMAYDRYIAICKPLHYMTIMSHKVCTVLVGVSWAIGILHSASHLAFTVNLPFCGPNKVDNFFCDLPLVIKLACLDTYILEILVLTNSGLLSLICFLLLLISYTIILATVHRQASGGTSKALSTLSAHITVVVLFFGPLIFIYIWPFESFPIDKFISVFFTVFTPLLNPIIYTLRNKDVKKAMRKLRIKPIGIPLFCPNNCLLISVKVPHKHN, encoded by the exons CAATAAGTCAGTGGTTACTGAATTTGTTTTGTTGGGCTTGTCTAGCTCTCAAGAACTCCAagtcttccttttctttatgttctcTGTGTTTTATGGAGCTGCTGTTTTGGGAAACATCCTTATCATCCTCACAGTAATTACAGACTCTCACCTGCATTCCCCAATGTACTTTCTCCTTAGCAATCTTTCCTTCATTGACGTTTGTCAGGCTACATTTGCTACTCCCAAGATGATTGCAGATTTCCTCAATGAACACAAGACCATCACCTTCCAGGGATGCATGTCACAGATTTTTTTCTTACATGTCTTTGGAGGTAGTGAGATGGTGCTTCTTGTTGCCATGGCCTATGATCGATACATTGCTATATGCAAACCTCTGCATTACATGACCATCATGAGTCACAAGGTGTGCACTGTTTTGGTGGGAGTCTCTTGGGCCATTGGCATCCTACACTCAGCCAGCCACCTGGCATTCACAGTCAACCTGCCCTTCTGTGGACCCAACAAGGTAGACAATTTCTTTTGTGACCTCCCTCTCGTGATCAAGCTTGCCTGCTTAGACACCTATATTTTGGAGATCCTGGTGCTCACTAACAGTGGTCTGCTATCACTTATctgtttcctccttttgcttaTTTCTTACACTATCATCCTTGCCACTGTCCATCGCCAAGCTTCTGGTGGGACATCCAAAGCTCTCTCAACCCTGTCTGCCCACATCACTGTTGTGGTTCTGTTTTTTGGCCCATTAATCTTCATCTATATTTGGCCCTTTGAAAGCTTCCCAATTGATAAATTTATCTCTGTGTTTTTTACTGTCTTTACTCCTCTCCTTAACCCCATCATTTACACACTGAGGAATAAAGATGTGAAGAAAGCCATGAGGAAGCTAAGGA ttaaaccaatcggtatccccttgttctgtccgaacaactgcctcttgatctctgtaaaggttcctcacaagcacaattaa
- the LOC100676642 gene encoding olfactory receptor 4K15-like — MNETNHSQVTEFVLLGLSTSQELQPFLFVLFSVLYLAILLGNFLIILTVTSDARLHTPMYFLLANLSFIDVCVASFATPKMIADLLVGRKTISFQACMAQIFFVHLFAGGEMVLLVSMAYDRYFAICKPLHYMTIMSRHVCIILVLIPWCVGFIHTVSQLAFTVNLPFCGPNEVDSFFCDLPLVTKLACIDTYVVSLLIVADSGFLSMSSFLLLVVSYTVILITVRNRFSASMAKARSTLTAHITVVTLFFGPCIFIYVWPFSGYSVDKVLAVFYTIITPILNPVIYTLRNKEMKAAMSKLKNRYL; from the coding sequence ATGAATGAGACTAATCATTCTCAGGTGACCGAATTTGTGCTGCTGGGACTCTCTACTTCTCAGGAACTCCAGCCTTTCTTGTTTGTCCTATTTTCTGTACTCTACCTAGCTATCCTGCTGGGCAACtttctcatcatcctcactgtGACCTCAGATGCTCGCCTTCATACCCCCATGTACTTTCTCCTTGCAAACCTCTCTTTTATAGATGTATGTGTAGCCTCTTTTGCTACACCAAAAATGATTGCAGACTTACTGGTAGGGCGGAAGACTATTTCTTTTCAAGCCTGTATGGCCCAGATTTTCTTCGTCCATCTCTTTGCTGGTGGTGAAATGGTGCTCCTTGTGTCTATGGCCTATGATCGTTACTTTGCTATATGCAAACCTCTCCACTACATGACAATCATGAGCCGCCATGTGTGTATTATTCTTGTCCTCATTCCATGGTGTGTTGGCTTCATCCATACTGTTAGCCAGTTGGCATTTACTGTTAACTTACCTTTCTGTGGTCCTAATGAGGTAGATAGTTTCTTCTGTGACCTCCCTCTAGTGACCAAGCTAGCCTGCATTGACACTTATGTTGTCAGTCTACTAATTGTGGCAGACAGTGGCTTTCTTTCTATGAGTTCCTTCCTCCTCTTGGTGGTCTCCTACACGGTGATACTGATCACAGTGAGAAATCGCTTCTCTGCTAGCATGGCAAAGGCCCGCTCCACACTTACTGCCCACATCACTGTGGTCACATTGTTCTTTGGACCATGTATTTTCATCTATGTATGGCCTTTCAGTGGTTATTCAGTAGACAAAGTTCTTGCTGTGTTCTACACCATCATTACTCCCATCTTAAACCCAGTTATCTACACTCTAAGAAACAAAGAGATGAAGGCTGCTATGTCAAAACTGAAAAACCGGTATCTGTAG